A segment of the Erythrobacter sp. F6033 genome:
CCAAATGCTCGGCCCATTGCGATGCGCGCACCGGGTCATTCTCAATTCTTTCCAGCGCAGCCGTGCGATTGGCGGCCAATTCACGGCTCCAGCCGGCATTGCCAGTGATTCTGAAACCCATGAGTTTCGACAGCGGAAATGCGACCTCGGTAAGTTCAGGGAACACGCGGGCACGCGGCGCTGTGATCTTGCCCGTCTCGGCAAAGCTGCAGCGGGCTTCTTCGATTTGATCCGGCGGCAATTCGCTGAGCACTATGTCGGGTTCTGCGCGCATGATCGCGCGGCGCAGGACATCCAAAGAATAGCGCTTGCTGTCTCGGTGACGTCCGTGGATCGCGCCGATTACCGTGACTTTGGTCAGTGCCGGGTCTGCATTTCCGTCAGCGGCAGAACACCCTGTGAGCGGAAACGCAGCTGCGCCCGCGCCAAAAGCAAGGCCGCCCAAAACCGCATCTCGCCGCGTGGTGTTCATACTCACCGGTTCGAGTTGATCGGATAAGTCGTTACACTATTCAGCTGGTGCCTCCGCCGCATCAGCGGGTTCGGCATAGCGCGCGGCGATTATCTCTGCCCGCATGGCAACCTGATTGCGCCCGCGCTCCCAACTATCGACCCGGTCAAATGCCTCAAGCGTCATCGGCTTATCTGGCGAAGCATTGAGCGCCCGCTGATACGTTTCGCGAGCCATGTCATAATCACCGAAACGCTCATAACACAGCGCAACGTTGAACAGGACAGATGCATGATCCGGCGCATGCAGTTCAATCGCTTTAAACGCTTCGCAGGCGGCATCCTCGTTGCTCTTGGTCAGTTTTACAGCCGCTTTGAACGCGTTGCGATCGGCCTTCTCCAATCCCTTGCGGCGTTCCAGAATGCGATAATCTTGCCGGTAGGTGCGCGGGGCAAGCGCCCTTCGAACACGGTTTGCGAAACTGCGCACCAATCCGTTTGTCATTTCGCTGCGTGATGGACGCGATCCGGAATCGTCGCAGTGATCTTCTGTGCGAGACAGCTCGTCACGCTCGTAATAGAGCACCTCCCCATCACGCCCGACCAATTCAATATCGGGGTAAAGCGACACTTCGAACCGATTGCAGTCGTAATAGGTCGTTTTGTACAGGATGCATTTCTTGTCCTCGTTCTTTTTCTCGCAAGACCGGACTTCTTTATCTTCAAGCTGCGTGATGGAGGATTGAGAATCGGCCGACCCTTGGATCACCGCATCAACGGGCGTGTTCCGGCCCGGCGCCACATCAAACCACCGGTTGTTATCGACACCAGCGCGTTCGAGGACTTTCTTCAATTCAAAGCCGAGCTTCCCCCCCTGATTGCCATCCAGCGGATCGACCGCAATCACTTCAAGCTCGATGCCCGCGTCGCTTGATGCCGGGAGATACCCTTCGACTGAGATCGTTTCAGCCTGGGCAAGGCCCGTGGTCATCATCGCCGCCAATGCAGCTGCACCTGACCCGATACGAAAACCCGATTTCATTACTTCATTCCCCCTTGAATAGGCTTTTCCCTATCGGAGACTGCGCCTTAGGGTAAGATGAATTGCGAGACGCTAAGCTGCTCGTTCGGCATCAATTTCATACGATCATGAGCGACCCAACAGCCCATCTCAGCTCATGAACGGCTCAGCGGTCGATCGGAACGATTTGCGCCGCCACCCATTAAGTTATTGAAAGCGCGACGCAATCAGCGCAGCGCAATGCACACAAAACTCTCTCAAGGAGAACCATGACTAACACTGTTGAAACATTGAAAGAACTTACACAGACAACTTTTGACTCGGTCGAAGGATATCGCAAGGCAGCCGAAAAATCGGAAAGCCCGGCCCTGACCAGAGCACTCGAACAACGCGTCGGAATGCGCCAGCAGACGCTTTCGAAATTGAACACCGCGCTGACAAACCATGGCGAAGAAGCCATTTCAGAAGTCAGTATGACGGGTTCAGCACACCAGACTTTCCTAACGATCACCGAAGCATTTTCGGATGGCGACGAGGCAGCGGTCGAGCGCGTGGATGAAGGCGAAGAATACATCGCCCAGAAGTTCCGGGACGCATTGAATGACGACGACATCCAATCGATGGATATGTCGGTCCGCACGCTGCTCCAGGATGCTTATGCGGAGATCAGCAAGGGCGAGAAATTCGCCGATATGCTGGAAGATCAATATGCATGACGTGACAGAGTGACGCTGGGGGAAGCGTCAGGGCGTGAGCGCCCGTTACACATGTGACCGTAGCGCAGTGCGCTCCGCCCCCTCCCCGGTAACATCACACAAAGAAAAGGCCGCTTCGCGTAAAGTGCGAGGCGGCCTTTTTCGTGTTCGCTATGTAGAGGAGCGTTTACTGCTCGCCCTCTTTCTTAGGCGGCTCTATCGTGCGTAGGAACAGCTCGCGCAATTGCGCAGGCTCGGCCTTGCTCGGCGCGCTCATCATCAGGTCTTCGCCCTTCTGGTTCATCGGGAAAGCGATCACTTCGCGGATCGCTTCCTCGCCAGCGAGCAGCATCACGATCCGGTCAATACCCGGAGCCGATCCGCCATGCGGCGGCGCGCCCAACTTGAACGCTTCGATCATGCCGCCAAATTCGCGGTCCACATCTTCCTTGCTGTATCCAGCGAGTTCAAACGCTTTGTACATGATATCCGGACGGTGGTTCCGGATCGCGCCCGATGACAGTTCATAGCCGTTGCAGACGATATCGTACTGCCACGCTTTGATCTCCAGCGGGTCCATGTTTTCGAGCGCTTCCATCTCGCCCTGCGGCATGGAGAACGGGTTGTGGCTGAAATCGACCTTCTTGTTGTCTTCGTCCCACTCATACATCGGGAAATCGACGATCCAGCAAAACTTGAAGCAATCCTGCTCGATCAGATCGAGTTGCTCGGCGATCTGGGTGCGCGCAGCACCGGCGAGTTTCGCCGCGTCCTTTTCCTTGCCAGCGGCGAAGAACAATCCGTCATCCGCGCCAAGGCCAAGCTCGTCATACAGCTGAGCCATCAGGTCAGGGCCGTGGTTCTTCGCGATAGGCCCGCCAAACTCGCCGCCCTTGCGGGTCACATAGCCGAGACCCGCAAAACCTTCGCTGCGTGCCCAATTGTTCATATCATCGAAGAACTTGCGGCTCTTCTCATTCGTCTTCGGCGCAGGGATCACGCGGACCACGCCGCCGCCTCCCACGATCTTCTCGAACAGGCCAAAACCCGATTTTTCGAAATGGCTGGTCACATCGCTGATGATCAGCGGATTGCGCAGATCGGGCTTATCCGTGCCGTATTTCATCATCGCTTCGGCGTATGGAATACGCGGGAAGCTGCCCGATGGGGTTACGCTGTAGCCGCCCGAGAATTCCTCAAATGTGCCAGCAAGCACGGGTTCAAGCGCTTGGAACACATCTTCCTGCGTGACAAAGCTCATTTCGAAGTCGAGTTGATAAAACTCAAGCGAGCGATCAGCGCGCAAATCTTCGTCGCGGAAACACGGCGCGATCTGGAAGTAACGATCAAAGCCGGAAACCATCAGCATCTGTTTGAACATCTGCGGCGCCTGCGGCAGCGCGTAGAAATTACCCGGATGCATGCGGCTCGGCACGAGGAAGTCGCGCGCG
Coding sequences within it:
- a CDS encoding tetratricopeptide repeat protein, translating into MKSGFRIGSGAAALAAMMTTGLAQAETISVEGYLPASSDAGIELEVIAVDPLDGNQGGKLGFELKKVLERAGVDNNRWFDVAPGRNTPVDAVIQGSADSQSSITQLEDKEVRSCEKKNEDKKCILYKTTYYDCNRFEVSLYPDIELVGRDGEVLYYERDELSRTEDHCDDSGSRPSRSEMTNGLVRSFANRVRRALAPRTYRQDYRILERRKGLEKADRNAFKAAVKLTKSNEDAACEAFKAIELHAPDHASVLFNVALCYERFGDYDMARETYQRALNASPDKPMTLEAFDRVDSWERGRNQVAMRAEIIAARYAEPADAAEAPAE
- a CDS encoding PA2169 family four-helix-bundle protein, translated to MTNTVETLKELTQTTFDSVEGYRKAAEKSESPALTRALEQRVGMRQQTLSKLNTALTNHGEEAISEVSMTGSAHQTFLTITEAFSDGDEAAVERVDEGEEYIAQKFRDALNDDDIQSMDMSVRTLLQDAYAEISKGEKFADMLEDQYA
- the aspS gene encoding aspartate--tRNA ligase, translating into MHAYRTHTCAQLSAENVGESVRLSGWVHRKRDHGGVLFVDLRDHYGITQLVADEDSPALSVFERLRAESVVTIDGDVKARTPETVNKDLPTGAIEVFVRSITIQSAAEELPMPVAGEQEYPEEIRLKYRFLDLRRETMHRNIVLRSHVITSLRNRMTAQGFTEFQTPILTASSPEGARDFLVPSRMHPGNFYALPQAPQMFKQMLMVSGFDRYFQIAPCFRDEDLRADRSLEFYQLDFEMSFVTQEDVFQALEPVLAGTFEEFSGGYSVTPSGSFPRIPYAEAMMKYGTDKPDLRNPLIISDVTSHFEKSGFGLFEKIVGGGGVVRVIPAPKTNEKSRKFFDDMNNWARSEGFAGLGYVTRKGGEFGGPIAKNHGPDLMAQLYDELGLGADDGLFFAAGKEKDAAKLAGAARTQIAEQLDLIEQDCFKFCWIVDFPMYEWDEDNKKVDFSHNPFSMPQGEMEALENMDPLEIKAWQYDIVCNGYELSSGAIRNHRPDIMYKAFELAGYSKEDVDREFGGMIEAFKLGAPPHGGSAPGIDRIVMLLAGEEAIREVIAFPMNQKGEDLMMSAPSKAEPAQLRELFLRTIEPPKKEGEQ